The following proteins are encoded in a genomic region of Pelodictyon phaeoclathratiforme BU-1:
- a CDS encoding cell division protein FtsQ/DivIB has translation MNGFEKASSGRRVLRVLSFLIVLVALAALAYYASQWKKEVVVRDFVIDGASIISERELLSRMAPFQGRNLQKLDVQELKQRILVIPYLRDAEISKELNGIVRVVVFEREPLAVTAIDGQVLVIDREGFLLPRTKGCSERFPNLLQITGITHLRIARNNLRQLDRQDIELIRQFLVALSESEYASLLIREFHLADNGMAWCLALQAPTRFIVGNDGNYKEKLKKFEIFWQKVVSKKGFDAYETVDLRFRDRIFTRDPVYPEVPQNVSL, from the coding sequence ATGAACGGATTTGAAAAAGCGTCAAGTGGCCGCCGGGTTTTGCGGGTACTCTCTTTTCTGATAGTACTTGTCGCTCTTGCTGCGCTGGCCTATTATGCCTCCCAGTGGAAAAAAGAGGTGGTGGTCAGGGATTTTGTTATTGATGGAGCCTCAATCATCTCCGAAAGAGAGCTGTTATCGCGCATGGCTCCTTTTCAGGGCAGGAATTTGCAGAAACTCGACGTACAGGAGCTGAAACAAAGGATTCTGGTGATTCCCTATCTCAGGGATGCCGAGATAAGCAAGGAGTTGAATGGCATTGTCCGTGTCGTGGTTTTTGAGCGTGAACCTCTTGCAGTAACGGCTATTGACGGGCAAGTGCTGGTTATTGATCGTGAGGGATTTCTTTTGCCGCGTACGAAGGGGTGTTCTGAGCGGTTTCCGAACTTGTTACAAATTACGGGTATTACGCACCTTCGGATTGCCAGGAACAATCTGCGGCAACTTGACCGTCAGGATATCGAATTAATCCGGCAGTTTCTTGTGGCTCTTTCAGAGAGTGAGTATGCGAGCCTGCTTATTCGTGAATTTCATCTTGCAGACAACGGCATGGCCTGGTGCCTTGCGCTTCAGGCTCCCACCCGTTTTATTGTCGGTAATGATGGGAACTACAAGGAAAAGTTGAAAAAATTCGAGATATTCTGGCAAAAGGTAGTATCCAAGAAAGGTTTTGACGCTTATGAGACTGTGGACCTGAGGTTCAGAGACAGGATTTTTACCAGGGATCCTGTATATCCGGAGGTACCACAGAATGTTTCCCTGTGA
- a CDS encoding FtsW/RodA/SpoVE family cell cycle protein — MVNTDHLPGPAEEALAVSELLPHPGKEGVAAKLLILIVAVLMCIGIAVVYSSGAGWAVTKYSSSEYFLWRQLFFSILGIGTVLLVAQLDYHVFWKTSKIILFTSIVLLTLLLVLKAVGLITGAARWIGFGPLKFQVSDFAKYAVIFHFSRLITEKQGYIKDVNNSYYPMLTLLMIVVALVALEPNFSTASLIAFIGFALMFIGGVSIRHLLATVSVLIPIAAVFAIAAPYRRARLHSLTSGNEQGATYQVVQALIGLGNGGLFGLGVGASKQRELYLPLSYNDFVFVVVGEEYGFIGALAVIALFTGFLICGLIIAKHAADSFGKYIATGITMAITLFAFVNIAVACHLLPTTGVALPFISYGGTALLFNSLGVGILISVARYKKPAIERSIPVDATSWRVE; from the coding sequence ATGGTGAATACTGATCACTTACCGGGCCCTGCAGAAGAGGCTCTTGCCGTGAGCGAGTTGTTGCCACATCCAGGCAAGGAGGGAGTTGCTGCAAAGCTTCTGATCCTTATTGTGGCTGTTCTGATGTGTATCGGTATTGCTGTTGTTTACAGCAGCGGAGCGGGATGGGCTGTCACGAAGTACTCAAGTTCAGAATATTTTTTATGGCGTCAGCTTTTCTTTTCCATTCTTGGAATTGGTACCGTACTCCTTGTTGCCCAGCTTGACTATCATGTTTTCTGGAAGACCAGCAAAATCATCCTTTTTACAAGCATTGTGCTTTTGACCCTGCTGCTTGTTCTGAAAGCGGTTGGGCTTATTACCGGAGCTGCACGCTGGATTGGTTTTGGACCGCTGAAATTCCAGGTGTCGGATTTTGCCAAATATGCGGTTATTTTTCATTTTTCAAGACTGATCACTGAAAAGCAGGGATATATAAAAGATGTTAACAACTCTTATTATCCTATGCTGACCCTGTTGATGATTGTCGTGGCTCTGGTTGCCCTCGAACCGAATTTCAGTACGGCGTCGCTTATTGCCTTCATAGGGTTTGCGCTTATGTTTATCGGGGGAGTCAGTATTCGTCATCTCCTTGCTACGGTATCCGTACTGATACCTATTGCCGCTGTTTTTGCCATAGCAGCGCCATATCGGCGTGCCCGGTTGCACTCATTGACCAGCGGAAATGAACAGGGGGCGACCTACCAGGTTGTTCAGGCATTGATTGGTCTGGGCAATGGGGGGCTGTTTGGCCTTGGTGTCGGGGCCAGCAAGCAGCGGGAGCTCTATCTGCCCCTCTCCTATAATGATTTTGTCTTCGTTGTTGTTGGTGAGGAGTATGGGTTTATCGGCGCTTTAGCCGTTATTGCGCTCTTTACGGGATTTTTAATCTGTGGCCTTATCATTGCCAAACATGCTGCTGACAGTTTTGGTAAATATATTGCAACCGGTATCACGATGGCTATCACGCTTTTTGCCTTTGTTAATATTGCCGTTGCCTGCCATTTGCTTCCGACGACCGGTGTCGCACTCCCTTTTATCAGTTATGGAGGTACGGCGCTTCTTTTTAACTCTCTCGGTGTAGGGATTCTTATCAGCGTAGCACGGTACAAGAAACCGGCGATTGAAAGGAGCATACCGGTTGATGCAACTTCATGGAGGGTGGAATGA
- the ftsZ gene encoding cell division protein FtsZ encodes MAFELDPGLFDSDQGKGVTIRIVGVGGCGGNAVNNMIDRKISGVEYIVFNTDRQALLNSKAPLRVQIGKKATNGLGAGADPAKGRQAAEDDREIIAAQLRGADLVFIAAGMGKGTGTGAAPVIASIARNMGILTIGVVTRPFNFEGQVKAKIADGGIVELRKYIDTLILVENEKILSIAEEGVSATEAFNMANDVLYRAAKGIADIITRHGHVNVDFADVRSIMAGAGDAVMGSAAAAGERRALKASSDALNSPLLEGVSVKGAKGVLVNITGEVTMRDMSDAMNYIEEQVGSDAKIINGYVDEPQVSGEIRVTVIVTGFKRKSQDDGTVPIVRQFVAPVPGIRLGQAPSSVRQTASLHPERQEEDLRIPAYIRRQLSINDPHEVAGRKNTGHDADYNSSLPSGRGEHEDKIQKGLSDTPAYLRRKKNGI; translated from the coding sequence ATGGCATTTGAGCTTGATCCGGGCCTGTTTGACAGTGACCAGGGCAAAGGGGTTACCATAAGGATTGTCGGCGTTGGCGGCTGTGGCGGCAATGCGGTAAATAATATGATCGACAGGAAGATCAGTGGTGTGGAGTATATCGTGTTCAACACTGATCGCCAGGCGCTCCTGAACTCGAAAGCTCCACTCAGGGTGCAGATTGGCAAGAAGGCTACGAACGGTCTGGGTGCTGGAGCCGATCCGGCAAAGGGGCGTCAGGCTGCAGAAGATGATCGTGAAATTATTGCCGCTCAGCTTCGGGGAGCCGATCTTGTCTTTATTGCTGCCGGAATGGGCAAAGGTACCGGTACAGGTGCGGCTCCGGTAATTGCCTCTATTGCAAGGAATATGGGTATTCTTACCATTGGTGTCGTGACCAGACCCTTTAACTTTGAAGGTCAGGTCAAGGCGAAGATTGCTGATGGAGGCATTGTCGAACTGCGCAAATATATCGATACCCTTATTCTTGTTGAAAACGAAAAGATCCTCAGTATTGCCGAAGAGGGGGTCAGCGCCACGGAAGCCTTTAATATGGCGAATGATGTCCTCTACAGGGCGGCGAAGGGTATTGCTGATATTATTACCCGACATGGTCATGTCAATGTCGATTTTGCCGACGTTCGCAGCATTATGGCAGGAGCCGGAGATGCGGTTATGGGTTCTGCTGCTGCTGCAGGTGAGCGTCGTGCGCTGAAAGCCTCATCAGATGCGCTGAACAGTCCTCTTCTTGAGGGTGTTTCGGTGAAGGGGGCTAAAGGTGTGCTGGTAAATATTACCGGAGAGGTCACCATGAGGGACATGTCGGATGCCATGAACTATATCGAGGAGCAGGTTGGCAGTGATGCCAAGATTATCAACGGCTACGTTGATGAGCCCCAGGTATCAGGCGAAATCCGGGTTACCGTGATTGTAACCGGTTTCAAGCGCAAGTCGCAGGACGATGGAACGGTGCCGATTGTTCGGCAATTTGTTGCACCTGTTCCTGGTATCAGGCTTGGCCAGGCGCCCTCATCGGTTCGGCAGACGGCCTCCCTTCATCCTGAACGTCAGGAAGAAGATTTACGTATTCCGGCCTATATCAGAAGGCAGTTGTCCATTAATGATCCTCATGAGGTCGCAGGGAGGAAAAATACCGGGCACGATGCCGATTATAACTCGTCGCTGCCAAGTGGCAGAGGGGAGCATGAAGATAAAATACAAAAAGGTTTGTCAGATACTCCAGCATATCTTCGCCGGAAAAAAAACGGGATCTGA
- the mraY gene encoding phospho-N-acetylmuramoyl-pentapeptide-transferase — translation MIYYLLRYINDLFDLPGLHVIEYLTFRASAAAITALLITLFVGPGFIKYLKTRFIEPVKEEAPPEHKKKNKLPTMGGLLIIFSIEISVLLWSKFIDPHVWLIMLAILWMGIIGFIDDYRKVVLKIKGGLSARYKLIGQVTLGLVVGCYTWYDPSFSVLLSTTTVPFFKYLTIDYGYFYIPIVIFIITAVSNAVNLTDGLDGLAAGSSAIVVMGLGGFSYLAGNAVYAVYLNIPFIPGGGEIAVVSMAIVMACVGFLWFNSNPAEIIMGDTGSLALGSAIAVIALLIKQELLLPLIAGIFFLETLSVSLQVLYFKYTKMRYGQGKRIFLMAPLHHHFQLKGWAEQKIVIRFWILTILFFLASLMTLKLR, via the coding sequence ATGATTTATTATCTGCTGAGGTACATTAATGATCTTTTTGACCTTCCGGGGCTTCATGTTATCGAATATCTCACCTTCAGGGCCAGCGCAGCGGCGATCACAGCGCTGCTGATTACCCTGTTTGTCGGTCCTGGATTTATCAAATACCTGAAAACACGGTTTATTGAGCCGGTCAAGGAGGAAGCGCCTCCGGAACATAAAAAGAAAAACAAGCTCCCAACCATGGGTGGGCTGCTGATTATTTTTTCCATTGAGATCTCGGTGCTGCTTTGGTCAAAATTCATTGATCCGCATGTCTGGCTGATTATGCTTGCCATTCTATGGATGGGGATTATCGGGTTTATTGATGATTACCGAAAGGTGGTACTGAAGATCAAGGGCGGGCTTTCCGCTCGATACAAGCTTATCGGGCAGGTCACTCTGGGTTTGGTGGTTGGATGCTATACCTGGTATGATCCCTCTTTTTCGGTGCTCCTGTCGACGACAACGGTTCCTTTTTTTAAGTATCTGACCATTGATTACGGTTATTTCTATATACCGATCGTTATTTTTATCATTACCGCAGTATCGAATGCCGTCAACCTTACCGATGGTCTTGACGGGCTTGCTGCCGGAAGTTCGGCTATTGTGGTCATGGGTCTGGGTGGTTTTTCCTACCTGGCGGGAAATGCGGTCTATGCAGTCTATCTCAATATTCCCTTTATTCCCGGAGGTGGCGAGATTGCTGTGGTGAGCATGGCAATTGTTATGGCTTGTGTGGGCTTTTTGTGGTTCAATTCCAATCCTGCAGAGATTATCATGGGTGATACGGGCTCCCTTGCGCTTGGCAGCGCGATTGCCGTTATTGCGCTTTTAATCAAACAGGAGCTGCTCTTGCCTTTGATTGCCGGTATATTTTTCCTCGAAACACTCTCGGTCTCTCTTCAGGTACTCTATTTCAAGTATACAAAAATGAGATATGGCCAAGGCAAAAGGATCTTTTTAATGGCTCCCCTGCATCATCATTTTCAATTGAAAGGGTGGGCGGAACAGAAGATTGTGATCAGATTCTGGATTTTGACCATCCTGTTTTTTCTTGCCAGTCTCATGACCTTAAAACTCAGATAA
- the murC gene encoding UDP-N-acetylmuramate--L-alanine ligase, translated as MELGKTKSVHIVGVGGAGMSAIAELLLKSGFRVTGSDLSSGEVTEKLAEHGAIIYKGHRAEQVAGSDVVVYSSAIRAEDNIELIAAEKAGIPVIKRDEMLGELMRYTYGICIAGTHGKTTTTAMIATMLIESDESPTVMIGGISDYLKGSTVVGEGKYMVIEADEYDRAFLKLTPTIAVVNSLESEHMDTYGTLDELKEAFVAFANKVPFYGRVICCVDWPEIRKIMPKMNRLCTTFGIDEPADVMAFDIVLDNQHTTFSIKAFGQEYRDVSLQVPGRHNVLNALAAFSTGLELGILPERLIAGLGRYSGMRRRFQVKYDNGHGLMVVDDYAHHPTEVKATVRAAKSGWRDSRIVAVFQPHLFSRTREFAHEYGWALSHADMVYVADIYPAREKGVDYPGVDGELIADAVRKAGGKHVEFVADMQNLFTALKEWSVNGNMLLFMGAGDITHLATRVANFCREGVAVQGNEDSQSGFAAS; from the coding sequence ATGGAACTGGGAAAAACAAAAAGTGTTCATATTGTCGGTGTTGGCGGCGCTGGAATGAGTGCAATAGCCGAATTGCTGCTGAAGTCAGGGTTCAGGGTGACGGGTTCGGATCTTTCGTCTGGTGAGGTGACTGAAAAGCTTGCCGAGCATGGGGCAATAATTTATAAGGGGCATCGAGCTGAGCAGGTCGCAGGTTCTGATGTTGTTGTTTATTCTTCGGCCATACGGGCTGAGGATAATATCGAACTGATTGCCGCTGAGAAAGCTGGTATTCCGGTCATCAAGCGTGACGAGATGCTTGGTGAGCTGATGCGCTATACATACGGCATATGCATTGCGGGTACGCATGGGAAAACAACAACGACCGCCATGATTGCTACCATGCTGATTGAGTCGGATGAGTCGCCGACGGTCATGATTGGCGGTATCTCGGACTATCTGAAAGGCAGTACCGTGGTTGGTGAGGGAAAATATATGGTTATTGAGGCTGACGAGTATGATCGCGCCTTTTTGAAGCTGACACCAACCATTGCCGTTGTCAATAGTCTTGAGTCCGAGCATATGGATACTTATGGCACGCTTGATGAGCTGAAAGAGGCCTTCGTTGCTTTTGCCAACAAAGTGCCTTTTTACGGGCGGGTGATCTGTTGCGTCGATTGGCCGGAGATCAGAAAGATCATGCCGAAGATGAATCGCCTCTGTACAACTTTTGGAATTGATGAGCCTGCCGATGTTATGGCTTTTGATATTGTTCTCGATAACCAGCATACTACCTTTTCAATCAAGGCTTTTGGCCAGGAGTACCGGGACGTCTCTCTTCAGGTTCCGGGGCGCCACAATGTGCTTAATGCCCTCGCAGCTTTTTCGACAGGTCTTGAGCTGGGTATCCTTCCTGAGCGACTGATTGCCGGGCTTGGTCGGTACAGTGGTATGAGGCGGCGGTTTCAGGTAAAATATGATAATGGCCACGGTCTTATGGTTGTGGACGATTATGCCCACCATCCTACAGAGGTGAAGGCGACTGTCAGGGCAGCCAAAAGCGGATGGCGTGACTCCAGAATCGTGGCGGTTTTTCAGCCACATCTCTTTTCCCGTACCCGGGAGTTTGCTCATGAATATGGCTGGGCACTCTCTCATGCGGATATGGTCTACGTGGCCGATATTTATCCGGCGCGTGAAAAGGGAGTTGATTATCCCGGTGTCGATGGTGAGTTAATTGCGGACGCTGTCCGTAAGGCTGGAGGGAAACATGTGGAGTTTGTTGCGGATATGCAAAATCTCTTTACTGCTCTCAAGGAGTGGTCAGTTAATGGAAATATGCTTCTTTTCATGGGTGCCGGTGATATCACCCATCTTGCAACAAGGGTTGCCAATTTCTGCAGAGAGGGTGTTGCTGTTCAGGGCAATGAAGACTCCCAGTCGGGTTTTGCGGCGTCATGA
- the murD gene encoding UDP-N-acetylmuramoyl-L-alanine--D-glutamate ligase yields MDLKGKRVSVIGAGKSGIAAAQLLARKGATVFVSELGTMGAEEMQHLREMQIPFEEAGHSPAVYEADFCVISPGIPPHAEVVTTLQARNIPLYSEIELASRFCKARIVGITGTDGKTTTSTLVHALCEEDGLRNGYRAYSVGNIGVPFSSMVLDMKAGDIAVVELSSYQLERSPTLKPEVAVIMNITPDHLDRYAGELQGYAAAKFRIYANQGAGDTLIYNEDDALLREHFACRDQFPFNIMSFGMEPACKGVPDIRTFFLEGDTLVAHTPDGDEPVLVTSDFLKKSFRGRHNISNVLAAVAVAGALGIQREVVCQVIREFRGVEHRQEFVMTINGVDWVNDSKATNMNALRQALEALPATAVLIAGGRDKGNDYAAITRLVEKKVSLLIALGESQDKIVSAFKDVVAVKAAGSLEDAVLLARDAASSGQTVLFSPGCASFDMFKNFEDRGMQFKQCVHQLSSW; encoded by the coding sequence ATGGATCTCAAGGGTAAAAGGGTGTCGGTCATTGGCGCGGGCAAAAGCGGAATTGCGGCAGCGCAACTGCTTGCTCGCAAAGGTGCGACGGTTTTTGTCAGCGAGCTTGGAACCATGGGGGCAGAGGAGATGCAGCATCTCCGGGAGATGCAGATCCCTTTCGAAGAGGCGGGGCATTCGCCTGCGGTGTATGAGGCTGATTTTTGTGTCATCAGTCCGGGTATTCCCCCTCATGCCGAGGTTGTGACAACCCTGCAGGCGCGAAATATTCCTCTCTACAGTGAGATTGAGTTGGCGAGCCGTTTTTGCAAGGCGAGAATTGTTGGTATTACCGGTACGGATGGAAAAACCACCACCTCGACGCTTGTTCATGCTCTCTGTGAAGAGGATGGCCTCCGGAATGGTTACAGGGCTTACAGTGTCGGCAATATCGGTGTGCCATTTTCTTCAATGGTATTGGATATGAAGGCTGGTGATATTGCCGTGGTCGAGTTGAGCAGCTATCAGTTGGAGCGCTCACCCACTCTCAAGCCTGAGGTTGCTGTTATCATGAACATTACGCCGGACCATCTCGATCGCTATGCAGGAGAGCTGCAGGGCTATGCTGCGGCCAAGTTCAGGATTTATGCCAATCAGGGTGCCGGGGATACACTGATCTACAATGAGGACGATGCGCTGCTCAGGGAACATTTTGCCTGCAGGGATCAGTTTCCTTTCAACATTATGTCGTTCGGCATGGAACCTGCCTGCAAGGGAGTTCCTGACATTCGAACATTTTTTCTTGAGGGCGACACGCTTGTTGCCCATACGCCTGACGGGGATGAGCCTGTTCTTGTGACATCAGATTTTCTGAAAAAAAGTTTTCGTGGTCGCCACAATATCTCAAATGTACTTGCGGCTGTTGCTGTTGCAGGAGCTTTGGGTATTCAACGGGAAGTGGTTTGTCAGGTAATCAGGGAGTTCAGGGGTGTTGAGCATCGTCAGGAATTTGTCATGACCATCAATGGAGTCGACTGGGTTAATGATTCCAAAGCGACAAACATGAATGCGTTGCGTCAGGCGCTTGAAGCGCTTCCTGCTACTGCGGTACTTATTGCCGGAGGACGCGACAAGGGGAATGATTACGCTGCGATTACCAGACTTGTCGAGAAAAAGGTATCTTTGCTCATTGCTTTGGGTGAATCGCAGGACAAGATCGTTTCAGCCTTTAAGGATGTTGTTGCTGTCAAGGCGGCAGGATCGCTTGAAGATGCGGTTTTGTTGGCACGAGATGCGGCAAGCTCCGGGCAGACGGTGCTCTTTTCACCCGGGTGCGCAAGCTTTGATATGTTTAAAAATTTTGAGGATCGCGGTATGCAGTTTAAACAATGCGTTCATCAGTTATCATCATGGTGA
- the ftsA gene encoding cell division protein FtsA, giving the protein MLKSNIAVGLDIGTTKVCVVVAEKDEIGKLNVLGKGRSNSDGLQRATVVNINKTVAAIRAAVADAERESSIRIHGVNVGISGAHVHCIHSNSEISINQTGIVNDSDVKRFLEKAKTNIRYLDIDHEIIHVIPQEFIVDDQEGLLDPIGMAGTTMRGSAYIVVGLRTKIRNIKQCVEKAGLEISAVTFEPVASGMAVMKEREKKSGVVVIDIGGGTTEVAIYIDGAIRYSEVIKVAANDVTHDIAHGVRALYEVAEDLKIKHGCAYSKLSGEDEDLLIEGIEGRTQKSVPKSSLTMIIEARMMEILELVRDSVQRSGYYEYLNAGAIITGGGSLLPGTEELAHDVFGLDVRIGYPEGVSGGIKGSVNNPMYATVMGLVAHAFQNNLSADHSFASTAEILPVDVPQGSREEPLVQEQTPSGKKIVDRMKKFWDNL; this is encoded by the coding sequence ATGCTGAAGAGCAATATTGCCGTAGGTCTTGATATTGGAACAACCAAGGTGTGTGTGGTGGTTGCCGAAAAAGATGAAATTGGAAAGCTCAACGTGCTCGGGAAGGGGCGTTCTAATTCCGATGGTCTTCAACGGGCGACTGTGGTCAATATTAACAAGACTGTAGCTGCTATCAGAGCCGCCGTTGCTGATGCTGAACGGGAGTCCTCCATTCGTATTCATGGAGTTAATGTCGGTATTTCCGGAGCACATGTCCATTGTATTCACAGTAATTCGGAAATCAGTATCAATCAGACAGGAATTGTCAATGATTCTGATGTGAAACGTTTTCTGGAGAAAGCCAAGACCAATATCCGTTATCTGGATATTGATCATGAAATTATTCACGTTATTCCGCAGGAGTTCATTGTTGATGATCAGGAGGGGCTTCTTGATCCGATAGGGATGGCCGGGACAACGATGAGGGGCAGCGCCTATATTGTGGTTGGTCTGAGGACAAAAATCCGTAATATCAAGCAGTGTGTTGAGAAAGCAGGTCTTGAGATCAGTGCAGTCACCTTTGAGCCGGTGGCTTCCGGTATGGCTGTCATGAAAGAGCGTGAGAAGAAAAGCGGTGTGGTCGTCATTGACATCGGGGGTGGAACTACTGAAGTTGCTATCTATATTGACGGGGCTATCCGCTACTCTGAGGTCATCAAGGTTGCTGCCAACGATGTTACTCATGATATCGCTCATGGGGTGAGGGCGCTTTACGAAGTCGCTGAAGATCTGAAAATAAAACATGGCTGTGCCTACAGCAAGCTGAGTGGTGAGGATGAGGATCTCCTGATTGAGGGCATTGAGGGACGGACACAAAAATCCGTGCCGAAGAGCTCACTGACGATGATTATTGAGGCCCGGATGATGGAAATTCTGGAGCTTGTGCGTGACTCGGTGCAGCGGTCGGGCTATTATGAATATCTCAATGCGGGAGCTATTATAACGGGGGGAGGTTCACTCCTGCCAGGTACGGAAGAGCTTGCTCATGATGTTTTTGGACTTGATGTTCGTATCGGGTATCCGGAGGGGGTTTCCGGAGGGATCAAGGGTTCCGTCAATAACCCCATGTATGCGACCGTAATGGGTCTTGTTGCCCATGCATTTCAGAATAATCTCTCGGCAGATCACAGCTTCGCTTCGACAGCAGAGATACTCCCTGTTGATGTTCCTCAGGGAAGCAGGGAAGAGCCCCTGGTGCAGGAGCAGACTCCTTCGGGGAAAAAAATTGTGGATCGCATGAAGAAATTCTGGGATAATCTATGA
- the murG gene encoding undecaprenyldiphospho-muramoylpentapeptide beta-N-acetylglucosaminyltransferase yields MNVLFAGGGTGGHLYPAIAMAGELRKLVPDVVISFVGTTGGIEATEVPRLGYRLHLIPVRGLKRGRALADIVANIGVIADFVAALGRAAALIAREAPDVVVGTGGFVSAPLLLAAQLMRKKTLIQEQNAFPGVTTKLLAALASEVHLSFDDARRFIRNKKRLFVTGNPARSFALPQQVAAREYFALSEERPTLLVFGGSRGARSINNAVLEGVDLITASANLVWQTGALDFERIKSKMQPSPYIWVAPYIEEMGVAYGAADLVLCRAGASSLAELTNLGKPSVLVPYPYATGDHQRHNARALVTGGAAMLVEDDRLGQQASIKNILELLHDKERLKRMGAASRKLAYPDSAHQLALRIISLAKKN; encoded by the coding sequence ATGAACGTGCTTTTTGCCGGAGGCGGAACCGGTGGACATCTTTATCCGGCAATAGCTATGGCCGGGGAGCTCAGGAAGCTGGTGCCGGATGTGGTGATTTCTTTTGTTGGCACAACGGGCGGCATTGAGGCGACCGAAGTTCCAAGACTTGGTTATCGGTTGCATCTTATTCCGGTACGAGGTTTAAAACGAGGGCGGGCGCTGGCGGATATTGTTGCGAATATTGGCGTAATTGCCGATTTTGTTGCGGCTCTGGGACGTGCTGCTGCGTTGATTGCCAGAGAAGCTCCCGATGTTGTTGTGGGTACGGGCGGATTTGTCAGTGCTCCGCTGCTGCTTGCCGCCCAGCTCATGCGTAAAAAGACGCTTATTCAGGAGCAAAATGCATTTCCTGGTGTTACAACAAAATTGCTTGCCGCACTTGCCAGTGAAGTGCATCTCTCTTTTGATGATGCGCGTCGATTTATCCGCAATAAAAAACGGCTTTTTGTTACCGGCAATCCTGCGCGCTCTTTTGCCTTGCCGCAGCAGGTTGCGGCCAGGGAGTATTTTGCACTTTCTGAAGAGCGTCCTACTCTTTTGGTTTTCGGAGGAAGCCGGGGTGCCCGCTCAATAAACAATGCGGTGCTTGAGGGAGTTGACCTGATTACGGCCTCGGCAAATCTGGTCTGGCAGACCGGAGCGCTTGATTTCGAGAGGATCAAGAGCAAGATGCAGCCCTCTCCTTATATATGGGTTGCTCCATATATTGAAGAGATGGGAGTTGCTTATGGCGCTGCCGATCTTGTGCTTTGCAGGGCAGGAGCCTCTTCCCTTGCTGAGCTGACTAACCTTGGCAAGCCATCGGTTCTCGTTCCTTACCCCTATGCAACTGGAGACCATCAGCGTCATAATGCTCGGGCGCTTGTTACGGGTGGGGCGGCTATGCTGGTTGAGGATGATCGTCTTGGCCAGCAGGCGTCGATAAAAAATATTCTTGAGCTGCTGCATGATAAAGAGAGGCTGAAACGTATGGGAGCAGCATCCCGGAAGCTCGCATATCCGGATTCGGCTCATCAGCTTGCCTTGCGCATCATCAGCCTTGCTAAAAAAAATTAA